The following proteins come from a genomic window of Rattus norvegicus strain BN/NHsdMcwi chromosome 8, GRCr8, whole genome shotgun sequence:
- the Or8c19 gene encoding olfactory receptor Olr1227: MATENDSSVSEFILMGLTDQPELQLPLFALFLMNYTATMVGNLSLMSLIFLNSNLHTPMYFFIFNLSFIDFWYSFVFTPKMLMKFFLEKNTISFKGCMTQLFFFCFFVNSESYVLTAMAYDRYVAICKPLLYKAIMLPRICCLLMFMSYLMGFASAMILTGFMFRLNFCRSNIINHYMCDIFPLLRISCTNTYVNELVSSAVVGTAIILCSLLILISYALILFNILHMSSGKGWSKALGTCGSHIITASLFYGSGLLAYVKPSSAKTVGQGKFLTVFYTCLVPVLNPLIYSLQNKDVKIAVKKTLKRITS; the protein is encoded by the coding sequence atggctacagaaaatgacTCTTCAGTGTCTGAGTTTATTCTTATGGGACTGACAGACCAACCTGAGCTTCAGTTGCCCCTGTTTGCTCTGTTTTTGATGAACTACACAGCCACCATGGTGGGAAACTTGAGCTTAATGAGTCTCATTTTCTTGAATTCAAACCTTCACACCCCGATGTACTTTTTCATCTTCAATTTGTCCTTCATTGATTTTTGGTACTCATTTGTCTTTACCCCCAAAATGCTGATGAAGTTTTTCTTAGAGAAGAACACCATCTCCTTCAAGGGATGCATGACTCAgctttttttcttctgcttttttgtGAACTCTGAGAGTTATGTGTTGACAGCCATGGCTtatgatcgctatgtggccatctgtaagCCTTTACTGTACAAGGCTATCATGTTACCTAGGATCTGTTGTCTTTTGATGTTTATGTCATATTTGATGGGGTTTGCTAGTGCCATGATCCTCACAGGCTTTATGTTTAGGCTCAACTTTTGCCGTAGCAACATCATCAACCACTACATGTGTGACATTTTCCCTCTCCTTCGGATCTCCTGCACGAACACCTATGTCAATGAGCTTGTGAGCTCTGCTGTGGTGGGTACAGCTATCATTTTATGTAGCCTCCTTATCTTAATCTCTTATGCTCTGATCCTTTTCAATATTCTTCATATGTCTTCAGGTAAGGGTTGGTCCAAAGCCTTGGGCACTTGTGGGTCCCACATCATCACTGCTAGCCTCTTTTATGGATCTGGGCTGCTTGCTTATGTCAAGCCATCATCTGCTAAGACTGTGGGCCAAGGAAAATTTCTAACAGTGTTTTATACATGTCTGGTGCCCGTGCTAAATCCTCTTATTTATAGTCTTCAGAACAAAGATGTCAAAATTGCTGTGAAGAAAACGTTGAAGAGAATCACAAGTTAA
- the Or8c9 gene encoding olfactory receptor Olr1228: MKKMATENDSSVSGFILMGLTDQPELQLPLFFLFLLNHTAIVVGNLSLMSLIILNANLHTPMYFFLFNLSFIDFCYSFVFTPKMLMSFVSEKNIIPFSGCMTQLFFFCFFAHSESYVLTVMAYDRYVAICKPLLYKAIMLPKICCLLMFVSYLIGFSSASVLAGLMIRLNFCNNKIINHYMCDIFPVLRISCSNTYVNELVSTAVVGTAIILCSLIILVSYAMILFNILHMSSGKGWSKALGTCGSHIITVSFFYGSGLLAYVKPSSAETVGQGKFFSVFYTFLVPMLNPLIYSLRNKDVKVAVKRTLKRTTC, translated from the coding sequence ATGAAGaaaatggctacagaaaatgacTCTTCAGTGTCTGGGTTTATTCTTATGGGACTGACAGACCAACCTGAACTTCAGTTGCCCCTCTTTTTCCTATTCTTGCTGAACCATACTGCTATAGTGGTGGGTAATTTGAGCTTAATGAGTCTTATCATCTTAAATGCAAATCTCCACACTCCTATGTACTTTTTCCTTTTCAACCTGTCCTTCATTGATTTttgttattcatttgtttttaccCCCAAAATGCTGATGAGTTTTGTTTCAGAGAAGAATATTATCCCTTTTTCAGGATGCATGACTcagttgtttttcttctgtttttttgcCCATTCTGAGAGTTATGTGCTGACAGTCATGGCTtatgatcgctatgtggccatctgtaagCCTTTACTGTACAAGGCTATCATGTTACCTAAGATCTGTTGTTTGCTGATGTTTGTATCATATTTGATAGGGTTTTCTAGTGCCTCGGTCCTTGCTGGCTTAATGATTAGGCTTAACTTTTGTAATAACAAAATCATCAATCACTACATGTGTGACATCTTCCCTGTCCTTCGGATCTCTTGCAGTAACACCTATGTCAATGAGCTTGTGAGTACTGCTGTAGTGGGTACAGCTATCATTTTATGTAGTCTCATTATCTTGGTCTCATATGCTATGATCCTTTTCAATATCCTTCATATGTCATCAGGTAAGGGTTGGTCCAAAGCCTTGGGCACTTGTGGGTCTCATATTATAACTGTTAGTTTCTTCTATGGATCTGGGCTCCTTGCTTATGTCAAGCCATCATCTGCTGAGACTGTAGGTCAGGGaaaatttttttcagtattttacaCATTTTTGGTTCCCATGTTGAATCCTCTCATTTACAGCCTCAGGAACAAGGATGTCAaagttgctgtgaagagaacCTTAAAGAGAACCACATGTTAA